In Nitrospirota bacterium, one DNA window encodes the following:
- the carB gene encoding carbamoyl-phosphate synthase large subunit — protein sequence MPKRTDIKKILLIGSGPIIIGQACEFDYSGTQACRALRSEGYEVVLVNSNPATIMTDPEISDVTYIEPLNTDILELIIAKERPDALLPTMGGQTALNLAVELSEKGILEKYNVELIGAKLPAIKKAEDREEFKHAMEKIGLEVPKGAIVTSIESGMSLVEDIGFPAIIRPSFTLGGTGGSVAYNIEEYKLNLQRALELSPVHQVLIEESIIGWKEFELEVMRDCKDNVVIICSIENLDPMGVHTGDSITVAPAQTLTDKEYQRMRDASVDIIREIGVDTGGSNIQFALNPDNGRMTVIEMNPRVSRSSALASKATGFPIAKIAAKLAVGLTLDEIPNDITRETPASFEPSIDYVVVKFPRFAFEKFPEADDTLTTQMKSVGEAMSIGRTFKESLNKALRSMEIDSYGFEKVDISKDDISARLKVPKADRIWYVAHSFRLGFSIDEVFKLTGIDPWFLYNIKQIVEMEEKVSAQRSDGGIQEELLREAKEYGMSDKRIASLLNVEEKDVRDLRRKKNIEAVYKLVDTCAAEFKAYTPYLYSTYEKPFYKTAVSNQQSAISKKDTLTADSYSLTAITKCEANPTDKKKVIILGSGPNRIGQGIEFDYCCVHAVFALKELGYETIMVNCNPETVSTDYDTADKLYFEPLTLEDVLNIIDKEKPEGVFVQFGGQTPLKLAVPLEKEGVRILGTSPDSIDMAEDRERFKAVLHKLNLKQPESGTAKSVDEAVKIAASIDYPVMVRPSYVLGGRAMEIVYDEDNLRDYMKRAVKASPEHPVLIDRYLQDAVEVDVDAICDGTDVIIGGVMEHIEEAGIHSGDSACSIPPHSLSKKIIDEIKEHTRALAKELKVLGLMNIQYAVKDDDIYILEVNPRASRTIPFVSKATGIPLAKVAAKVMVGRTLKELGITKEAEISHTAVKEAVFPFDRFAGVDTLLGPEMKSTGEAMGIDEDFGRAYSKAQASSRNTMPKSGMVFISVKDKDKPALIPLAKKLIQMKFTLVATKGTSEYFIEKGLEVETVNKVTEGRPNIVDLIKNDKISFVINTVSGEKAHKDSFYIRENALLQRVPYTTTVSGAAAAVNAIEAVLKERVNIRSVQSYHKK from the coding sequence TTGCCAAAGAGAACAGATATTAAAAAGATACTTCTGATAGGTTCAGGCCCGATCATCATAGGACAGGCATGCGAGTTTGATTACTCAGGCACTCAGGCTTGCCGCGCCCTGCGCAGCGAGGGGTATGAAGTCGTGCTGGTAAACTCCAACCCCGCGACTATCATGACAGATCCTGAGATATCGGATGTCACCTATATCGAACCTTTAAATACTGACATCCTTGAACTCATTATCGCAAAGGAGCGGCCTGACGCGCTGCTTCCTACAATGGGCGGCCAGACCGCGCTCAACCTTGCAGTAGAGCTTTCAGAAAAAGGGATACTCGAAAAATACAATGTAGAGCTGATAGGCGCAAAGCTGCCTGCCATTAAAAAGGCTGAGGACAGGGAAGAGTTCAAGCATGCCATGGAAAAGATAGGGCTTGAGGTGCCGAAGGGCGCTATCGTTACTTCTATTGAAAGCGGGATGTCGCTTGTAGAAGATATAGGCTTCCCTGCGATCATAAGGCCTTCCTTCACCCTTGGCGGCACAGGCGGAAGCGTCGCTTATAATATCGAGGAGTATAAACTGAACCTCCAAAGGGCGCTTGAGCTCAGCCCGGTGCATCAGGTGCTGATCGAGGAATCTATCATTGGTTGGAAAGAGTTTGAACTCGAGGTCATGCGTGACTGCAAAGACAATGTGGTGATCATATGCTCTATTGAGAACCTCGATCCAATGGGTGTTCATACGGGAGATTCGATCACGGTCGCTCCGGCGCAGACTCTGACTGACAAGGAATACCAGAGGATGAGGGATGCCTCTGTGGACATTATCAGGGAGATCGGAGTTGACACCGGCGGTTCAAATATACAGTTCGCGCTGAATCCGGATAACGGCCGCATGACCGTCATTGAGATGAATCCGAGGGTTTCAAGAAGCTCGGCCCTTGCGTCAAAGGCAACAGGTTTTCCAATAGCCAAGATAGCTGCAAAGCTGGCAGTCGGATTGACACTTGATGAGATACCGAATGACATTACCAGAGAGACTCCCGCGTCATTTGAACCTTCAATAGATTATGTAGTTGTGAAATTCCCGAGGTTTGCGTTTGAGAAGTTTCCCGAGGCTGACGATACACTGACCACGCAGATGAAATCCGTCGGTGAGGCGATGTCGATAGGCAGGACATTTAAAGAGTCGCTTAACAAGGCACTCAGGAGCATGGAGATAGACAGCTATGGTTTTGAGAAGGTTGATATCAGCAAGGATGATATAAGCGCAAGGCTGAAGGTTCCCAAGGCTGACCGTATATGGTATGTGGCGCACTCCTTCAGGTTAGGCTTCAGCATAGACGAGGTCTTTAAGCTTACCGGTATAGATCCATGGTTTCTCTATAACATAAAACAGATCGTTGAGATGGAGGAGAAGGTCAGCGCTCAGCGCTCAGATGGCGGCATTCAGGAAGAACTTCTGAGAGAGGCGAAGGAATACGGCATGTCTGACAAGAGGATCGCGTCTCTGCTGAATGTTGAGGAGAAGGATGTAAGGGATCTGCGCAGAAAGAAAAATATAGAGGCTGTTTATAAATTGGTTGATACATGCGCTGCCGAGTTCAAGGCTTATACACCGTATCTTTATTCGACATATGAAAAACCATTTTATAAGACAGCGGTTAGCAATCAGCAATCAGCAATCAGCAAAAAAGATACGCTGACGGCTGACAGCTATTCGCTGACAGCTATAACAAAGTGCGAGGCCAACCCTACTGACAAAAAGAAGGTCATCATACTCGGCAGCGGGCCGAACAGGATAGGACAGGGGATAGAGTTTGACTACTGCTGCGTGCATGCTGTCTTCGCGCTTAAGGAACTCGGGTATGAGACGATCATGGTGAACTGCAATCCGGAGACGGTGAGCACAGATTATGATACGGCTGACAAGCTATATTTTGAGCCGCTCACTCTTGAAGATGTTCTGAATATAATTGATAAAGAAAAACCTGAAGGCGTCTTTGTCCAGTTTGGCGGACAGACTCCGCTTAAGCTTGCTGTCCCTCTTGAAAAGGAAGGGGTAAGGATTCTCGGAACCTCGCCTGATTCAATAGATATGGCCGAGGACAGGGAGAGGTTCAAGGCGGTCCTTCATAAGCTGAATCTCAAACAGCCTGAGAGCGGGACTGCGAAGTCAGTTGATGAGGCTGTAAAGATCGCGGCATCTATCGATTACCCTGTAATGGTCAGGCCTTCTTATGTTCTCGGCGGAAGGGCGATGGAGATAGTTTATGATGAAGACAATCTTAGGGATTACATGAAAAGGGCGGTCAAGGCATCTCCTGAGCATCCGGTGCTTATTGACAGATATCTTCAGGACGCTGTTGAGGTGGATGTTGACGCAATATGTGACGGAACTGATGTCATTATCGGCGGGGTCATGGAGCATATTGAAGAGGCAGGAATTCATTCCGGCGACTCGGCGTGTTCCATACCTCCTCATTCACTTTCCAAAAAGATCATTGATGAGATCAAGGAGCATACCAGAGCGCTTGCAAAGGAATTGAAGGTATTGGGACTGATGAATATTCAGTATGCTGTTAAAGATGATGATATCTATATACTGGAGGTTAATCCCAGGGCATCCCGCACTATCCCATTCGTAAGCAAGGCTACAGGTATTCCGCTTGCAAAGGTCGCTGCAAAGGTCATGGTCGGCAGGACGTTAAAAGAGCTTGGCATCACAAAAGAAGCAGAGATATCTCATACAGCTGTAAAAGAGGCTGTATTCCCGTTTGACAGGTTCGCAGGAGTTGATACACTTCTCGGGCCTGAGATGAAGTCAACCGGCGAGGCTATGGGCATTGATGAAGATTTCGGCAGGGCATATTCAAAGGCACAGGCATCATCAAGAAATACGATGCCTAAAAGCGGAATGGTATTTATCAGCGTTAAGGACAAGGATAAACCCGCGCTTATTCCCCTTGCTAAAAAACTTATTCAGATGAAGTTCACGCTCGTCGCGACAAAGGGAACATCTGAATATTTCATAGAGAAAGGGCTTGAGGTTGAGACAGTGAACAAGGTGACTGAGGGACGTCCCAATATCGTGGACCTGATAAAGAATGATAAGATCAGTTTTGTAATAAATACGGTTTCCGGTGAAAAAGCACATAAAGACTCTTTCTATATCAGGGAGAATGCATTATTGCAGAGAGTGCCGTACACGACAACCGTTTCAGGCGCTGCCGCTGCGGTGAACGCCATAGAGGCGGTTCTGAAAGAGCGTGTAAACATCAGGTCTGTACAAAGCTACCATAAAAAGTGA
- the carA gene encoding glutamine-hydrolyzing carbamoyl-phosphate synthase small subunit: MGVKAFLVLSDGTVFEGRGFGAVGETYGEVVFNTSMTGYQEILTDPSYKGQIVVMTYPQIGNYGVNPEDVESDSVKAAGFIVKESVDFPSNWRSNKSLNSYLSENNIVGIEGIDTRALTQHIRDNGLQNGIISSVDFDPVSLLEKVRKYPNISSFDFVKEVSAKSIYKWDEHLWRWGKQQPVNEGIKRKKIFVYDFGVKRNILRHLYSAGFDVTVAPAMTPAEVLIEQADGVVLSNGPGDPETVTYAIENTKKLLGRKPIFGICLGHQLLGLALGGKTYKLKFGHHGGNHPVMDLSTGKVEITAQNHNYCVDFESLKGQMILTHRNLYDGTEEGLRHVELPVMSSQYHPEAAPGPNDSGYIFSRFKKMMEEFS; encoded by the coding sequence ATGGGAGTAAAGGCATTTTTAGTCTTATCTGACGGGACGGTTTTTGAGGGACGAGGTTTCGGCGCGGTTGGAGAAACATACGGCGAAGTCGTCTTCAATACATCAATGACAGGTTATCAGGAGATTCTCACTGATCCGTCATATAAAGGCCAGATAGTTGTAATGACATATCCACAAATAGGCAATTACGGAGTTAACCCTGAAGATGTTGAATCAGACTCTGTAAAGGCCGCCGGTTTTATAGTCAAGGAGAGCGTTGATTTTCCGAGCAACTGGCGTTCCAATAAAAGCCTCAATAGTTATCTGAGCGAAAACAATATTGTCGGAATTGAAGGCATTGATACGAGGGCGCTTACGCAGCATATAAGGGATAACGGCCTTCAGAACGGAATTATATCTTCTGTAGATTTTGATCCCGTAAGCCTTCTGGAAAAAGTCAGGAAGTATCCGAATATCTCTTCATTTGATTTTGTGAAAGAAGTTTCTGCTAAAAGTATTTATAAGTGGGATGAACATCTCTGGAGATGGGGAAAACAACAGCCGGTGAATGAGGGAATAAAGAGGAAGAAGATATTTGTCTATGATTTCGGTGTTAAGAGAAATATTCTGAGGCATCTGTATAGCGCCGGTTTTGATGTTACTGTTGCGCCTGCAATGACACCAGCTGAAGTCTTGATCGAGCAGGCAGACGGGGTTGTACTAAGCAACGGCCCCGGTGACCCGGAGACGGTCACATACGCAATTGAGAACACTAAAAAACTTTTAGGCAGGAAACCTATCTTCGGTATCTGTCTCGGCCATCAGCTTCTCGGGCTTGCGCTTGGAGGAAAGACCTATAAACTTAAATTCGGCCACCACGGCGGTAATCATCCTGTCATGGACCTCTCAACCGGAAAGGTCGAGATAACAGCGCAGAACCATAACTACTGTGTTGATTTTGAGAGCCTGAAAGGCCAGATGATATTGACTCACAGGAATCTTTATGACGGAACAGAGGAAGGGCTCAGGCATGTAGAGCTGCCCGTAATGTCGTCCCAATATCATCCGGAGGCTGCTCCCGGGCCGAATGATTCAGGTTATATATTCAGCAGGTTTAAGAAGATGATGGAGGAGTTTAGCTGA
- a CDS encoding dihydroorotase: MSILIINGKVIDPSQNISSNKDILIEGKKIKGIYSKGKAPKADKTIDASDCIVMPGLVDMHTHLREPGFEYKETISTGTMAAARGGFTSVCCMPNTNPVNDTISVAEFILKKAAKEGSCAVYPIAAITKGQSGESLTELEALINVGCVAFSDDGRPVMNSLIMRRALEYSRIFDVPVISHCEDLMLSEGGVMNEGLMSTTLGLHGIPRAAEEVMVARDIALCELTGGRLHIAHVSSRGSVSMIRDAKSRGINLTAETCPHYFTLTDESLNGYDTNFKVNPPIRTAADVQAIKEGLKDGTIDVIATDHAPHHYDEKNCEFDKAAFGISGLETAFSLGLRLVNEKVIDLMQLITMMSVTPSKIMRINKGTLAEGADADIAIVDLNRTYKVDSAKFLSKGKNTPFNGWELNGMVMKTITMGKVQEWE, translated from the coding sequence ATGAGCATATTGATAATAAACGGCAAGGTAATAGACCCTTCACAGAATATCTCTTCAAACAAAGACATCCTTATTGAAGGGAAGAAGATAAAAGGTATCTACTCAAAGGGCAAGGCGCCAAAGGCTGATAAGACAATCGATGCTTCAGACTGTATCGTCATGCCGGGTCTTGTTGATATGCATACACACCTCAGGGAGCCGGGGTTTGAATATAAGGAGACTATCAGCACAGGAACGATGGCTGCGGCGCGCGGCGGTTTTACGAGTGTATGCTGTATGCCGAATACGAATCCTGTGAATGACACGATATCAGTTGCTGAATTCATTCTGAAGAAGGCTGCCAAAGAAGGTTCATGCGCGGTTTATCCGATTGCTGCCATTACAAAGGGTCAGAGTGGAGAGAGCCTTACCGAACTTGAAGCGCTTATAAATGTCGGATGTGTTGCCTTCTCTGATGACGGAAGGCCTGTGATGAACAGTCTTATCATGAGAAGGGCGCTTGAGTATTCGAGGATATTTGATGTGCCTGTTATCTCTCACTGTGAGGATCTGATGCTATCTGAAGGCGGTGTGATGAATGAAGGACTTATGTCAACCACACTCGGCCTGCACGGGATACCAAGAGCTGCCGAAGAGGTCATGGTCGCAAGGGACATAGCTCTATGTGAACTCACAGGCGGCAGGCTGCATATTGCACATGTGTCCTCACGCGGATCGGTCAGTATGATCCGCGACGCAAAGTCACGCGGCATTAACCTGACCGCTGAGACATGCCCTCATTATTTCACTTTGACAGATGAATCACTGAACGGATATGACACGAATTTCAAGGTCAATCCGCCGATAAGAACTGCCGCGGATGTTCAGGCGATAAAGGAAGGGCTCAAAGACGGCACTATAGATGTAATAGCGACTGACCATGCTCCGCATCATTATGATGAGAAGAACTGTGAATTTGATAAGGCCGCATTTGGAATTTCAGGACTGGAGACCGCATTTTCATTAGGCCTCAGGCTTGTAAATGAGAAGGTAATTGACCTGATGCAGCTTATCACCATGATGTCTGTAACACCTTCTAAGATAATGAGAATCAATAAGGGAACTTTGGCAGAGGGCGCTGATGCTGATATCGCTATCGTTGACCTTAATAGAACGTATAAAGTTGATTCAGCCAAATTTTTATCTAAAGGTAAAAATACTCCTTTTAACGGCTGGGAATTGAATGGCATGGTCATGAAGACCATAACAATGGGAAAGGTGCAGGAATGGGAGTAA
- a CDS encoding aspartate carbamoyltransferase catalytic subunit, which produces MLKSKHLLGIKELTSEDIYHVLDTASGFKDVLMRDIKKVPPLRGKTVVSLFFEPSTRTRTSFALAGKRLSADVVNFSVSNSSVVKGETILDTALTIQALGADLVIIRHASSGVPHYLSKFLNISVVNAGDGSNEHPTQALLDMFTIQSYKKDIKGLEVAIIGDIAHSRVAKSNIYALIKLGAKVRVICPPTLMPAELDKAGVDVFHSIDEGLKGADVVMALRLQLERQSKGYLPSLKEYFNLYGLTRERLKLAKKDAIVMHPGPMNRGVEIASDVADGPQSVILEQVTNGIAVRMAVLYLLSGVKQ; this is translated from the coding sequence ATGCTGAAATCAAAACATCTTCTCGGCATCAAGGAATTAACATCTGAGGATATTTATCACGTGCTTGATACCGCTTCAGGTTTCAAGGATGTTTTGATGAGAGATATTAAAAAGGTTCCGCCGCTTAGAGGCAAGACAGTTGTCAGCCTCTTCTTTGAACCCTCGACACGCACAAGGACATCGTTTGCACTTGCCGGCAAAAGGCTGAGCGCGGATGTAGTTAACTTCTCTGTCTCAAACAGCAGCGTTGTAAAGGGCGAAACAATACTCGATACCGCGTTGACGATCCAGGCGCTTGGTGCGGATCTTGTGATCATAAGGCATGCTTCTTCCGGCGTGCCTCACTATCTCAGTAAATTTCTGAATATCTCAGTGGTCAATGCAGGAGACGGTTCAAATGAACATCCGACGCAGGCGCTTCTTGATATGTTCACTATCCAGTCTTATAAAAAAGATATCAAAGGGCTTGAGGTCGCGATAATAGGCGACATCGCCCACAGCAGGGTTGCCAAGTCGAATATTTATGCCTTGATAAAACTTGGAGCAAAAGTCAGGGTCATATGTCCTCCGACTCTTATGCCTGCGGAATTGGACAAGGCCGGTGTTGATGTTTTTCATTCAATTGATGAGGGGCTGAAGGGCGCTGACGTTGTGATGGCATTGAGGCTTCAACTTGAGAGGCAGAGCAAGGGATATCTTCCATCCTTAAAGGAATACTTTAACCTTTACGGGCTGACACGCGAGAGGCTTAAGCTTGCGAAAAAAGATGCTATAGTAATGCATCCCGGCCCCATGAACAGGGGAGTTGAGATAGCTTCAGATGTTGCTGACGGGCCGCAATCCGTTATACTTGAGCAGGTAACAAACGGCATCGCCGTCAGGATGGCTGTTTTGTATCTTCTCTCAGGAGTTAAACAATGA
- the pyrR gene encoding bifunctional pyr operon transcriptional regulator/uracil phosphoribosyltransferase PyrR → MSKEILNSTEIEKAVTRIAHEIIERNGGTDNLCLIGIQRGGVVVANRLASQIKSIDEIGSLDIALYRDDINTKHEQPVVRSTDIPFSLNEKTVVLVDDVLFTGRSIRAAMDALIDFGRPARIQLAVLIDRGHRELPIRADYVGKNIPTSFSDTVEVNLHDNSKDDSVMLINGSD, encoded by the coding sequence ATGTCCAAAGAGATACTCAACAGCACAGAGATAGAGAAAGCGGTCACAAGGATCGCCCACGAAATAATTGAAAGGAACGGCGGCACTGACAACCTCTGCCTTATCGGCATACAGAGAGGCGGGGTGGTCGTTGCAAACCGGCTTGCCTCTCAGATCAAATCCATAGATGAAATCGGCTCACTTGATATCGCTCTGTACAGAGATGATATCAATACAAAGCACGAACAGCCGGTGGTCAGATCCACGGACATTCCCTTCTCATTAAATGAAAAGACGGTCGTGCTTGTTGATGACGTTCTGTTTACGGGCAGAAGCATAAGGGCTGCTATGGATGCTCTTATAGATTTCGGCCGTCCTGCCAGGATACAGCTTGCGGTGCTTATCGACAGAGGGCACAGGGAACTTCCAATAAGGGCTGATTACGTCGGCAAGAATATACCTACATCTTTCAGTGACACGGTTGAAGTAAACCTTCATGATAATTCAAAGGATGACTCTGTTATGCTTATCAACGGGTCTGATTAA
- a CDS encoding thermonuclease family protein, with product MNPRTFRKILLSITLVIISILFAYFKTTPDKPLNTKPAKHAEHTETKIDTGSAITGKVTKVKDGDTVVILPDSGGKSFTCRLYGIDTPEVSKKGKAGQPYSDEADKELESLILGQDVKVILNGDKTYKREVCFIENNGMDINLEMVRRGYAWAYRQYLDRPHSSDYINAEEGARNRRLGLWQQANPRPPWEFRHSK from the coding sequence ATGAATCCCAGAACCTTTAGGAAGATTTTACTCTCTATAACTCTCGTCATCATATCAATTCTTTTTGCCTATTTCAAAACCACCCCTGACAAGCCATTAAATACCAAACCTGCCAAACATGCTGAGCATACAGAAACTAAGATAGATACCGGAAGTGCTATCACAGGCAAGGTTACAAAGGTTAAAGATGGTGATACGGTTGTGATATTGCCTGACAGCGGCGGGAAGTCTTTTACATGCAGGCTGTACGGCATAGATACTCCTGAAGTTTCAAAGAAAGGGAAGGCCGGGCAGCCGTATAGCGATGAAGCTGACAAGGAACTTGAAAGCCTCATTCTTGGACAAGATGTAAAAGTCATCTTAAACGGAGATAAAACTTATAAACGGGAAGTCTGTTTTATTGAAAACAATGGTATGGATATTAATCTGGAGATGGTGAGGCGGGGGTATGCGTGGGCTTATCGGCAATATCTCGACAGGCCGCACTCAAGTGACTATATCAATGCGGAAGAAGGGGCAAGAAATAGAAGATTAGGTTTATGGCAGCAGGCAAATCCAAGGCCGCCGTGGGAATTTAGACATTCAAAATAA
- a CDS encoding type II toxin-antitoxin system HicA family toxin — MSESLKLCSGSEAIKKFHKTGWSVSRQKGSHVMMTKPGYHWTLSIPQHKELGPGLLRKLLNQAGLTIEEFNNL; from the coding sequence ATGAGCGAAAGTCTAAAACTCTGCTCCGGTTCTGAAGCAATAAAGAAGTTTCATAAGACTGGCTGGTCTGTCTCCCGCCAAAAAGGCTCTCATGTAATGATGACAAAACCCGGCTATCATTGGACGTTATCCATCCCCCAGCATAAAGAACTCGGCCCTGGCTTGCTTCGTAAATTATTAAACCAAGCTGGACTAACCATAGAAGAATTTAACAATTTGTGA
- a CDS encoding type II toxin-antitoxin system HicB family antitoxin, translating to MKLHIIIEKDEAGYYVAEVPALPGCLSQGNTYEEAIANIKEAIEGWFEVMESKQSFDPSKLIEVAV from the coding sequence ATGAAACTTCACATAATAATAGAAAAGGATGAAGCAGGATATTATGTAGCCGAAGTTCCTGCACTTCCAGGATGTCTTTCTCAGGGGAATACCTACGAAGAAGCCATTGCAAATATTAAAGAAGCAATTGAAGGCTGGTTTGAAGTAATGGAGTCCAAGCAGTCCTTTGATCCCTCCAAACTTATTGAAGTCGCTGTCTGA
- a CDS encoding HEAT repeat domain-containing protein translates to MKPIIMSLLISCLLFAPTVIYAQGQEYRPGGDEYSSTWSRFYNGDHEPELDDPLIEAGEKMTLVICEAVNNKDMRFRRYAISALGYIGDKRALPTLENILKSKDEIYYFRGDALQAIYQIDKILGKKYALEFWKEHEYLEMLRKAIEKDAKWLTEPTEE, encoded by the coding sequence ATGAAGCCAATAATTATGTCACTTCTGATTTCATGTCTATTGTTTGCACCCACAGTAATATACGCCCAAGGGCAAGAGTATCGACCAGGTGGTGATGAATATTCTTCTACATGGTCTCGTTTTTATAACGGTGACCATGAACCCGAGCTTGACGATCCACTTATTGAAGCTGGGGAAAAAATGACATTGGTAATTTGCGAAGCCGTAAACAACAAAGATATGCGTTTTCGCCGCTACGCAATAAGTGCTTTAGGCTATATTGGAGATAAAAGGGCATTACCTACATTAGAAAACATTTTAAAATCAAAAGATGAAATTTATTATTTTCGTGGCGATGCCCTTCAGGCGATTTACCAAATCGATAAAATACTTGGCAAAAAATACGCCCTCGAATTTTGGAAAGAGCATGAATATCTTGAGATGTTACGAAAGGCTATAGAAAAAGACGCTAAGTGGTTAACAGAACCTACAGAAGAATAA
- a CDS encoding nucleotidyltransferase domain-containing protein, whose amino-acid sequence MITEADKNIILQCAKKINVASVFLFGSSVDNDKEANDIDIAVKGIEPRLFFKFYAELFKRLSKPVDLIDLSKKTLFNNLVEETGVKIYG is encoded by the coding sequence ATGATAACTGAAGCTGATAAGAATATAATTTTACAATGTGCAAAAAAAATCAATGTCGCTTCTGTTTTCCTTTTCGGATCGTCAGTTGATAATGACAAAGAGGCGAACGATATAGATATTGCTGTAAAAGGGATAGAACCGCGATTGTTTTTTAAATTTTATGCGGAGCTGTTTAAGCGTTTATCAAAACCTGTTGACCTGATAGACCTTTCCAAGAAGACGTTGTTTAACAATCTTGTGGAAGAGACCGGAGTGAAAATCTATGGATAA
- a CDS encoding sigma 54-interacting transcriptional regulator, giving the protein MPQFNKENQLIGVIHIARDITERKQMEDEITSLKKHLLTGELENEAAFSSVVTRSKKMTAIFQYIESVAKSEKPIFITGETGVGKELIAKAAHIASGLTGSFIAVNVAGLDDTMFSDTLFGHKRGAFTGADKERKGLIVQASGGTLLLDEIGDLHISSQVKLLRLLEEQTYYPLGSDIPEKNKARIVACSNQDIEKQMEEGNFRRDLYYRLCTHHVHIPPLRERLQDIPLLVEHFLKEISFCMKKKKPDVSPELITLLSNYHFPGNVRELQAMVHDAVALHKSGHLHLDSFNVYIKQRRPLPKSAAAPADDNSPSIREMFGHFPTLKEIENHLVSEAMKFSNDNQGNAASLLGITRQALNQRLKKTNQNS; this is encoded by the coding sequence ATGCCGCAATTTAACAAAGAGAATCAGCTTATCGGTGTGATCCATATTGCCAGAGATATCACTGAACGCAAGCAGATGGAAGATGAGATAACCTCTCTCAAGAAACATCTTCTCACTGGAGAACTTGAGAATGAAGCGGCATTTTCATCGGTTGTTACAAGAAGCAAAAAGATGACGGCCATATTCCAATACATTGAGTCTGTGGCCAAGTCGGAAAAACCGATCTTCATAACCGGTGAAACAGGAGTAGGCAAGGAACTTATCGCAAAGGCTGCTCACATCGCAAGCGGACTAACAGGCAGCTTTATCGCTGTGAACGTTGCCGGGCTGGATGACACCATGTTTTCCGATACGCTCTTCGGCCACAAGAGAGGGGCGTTTACCGGGGCTGACAAGGAAAGGAAAGGATTGATCGTACAGGCATCAGGCGGAACTCTTCTTCTTGATGAGATCGGTGATTTACATATTTCATCTCAGGTTAAACTCCTCCGCCTTCTTGAAGAGCAGACTTACTATCCCCTCGGCTCGGATATTCCGGAGAAGAATAAAGCGCGGATCGTCGCGTGCTCCAATCAGGACATCGAGAAGCAGATGGAAGAAGGAAATTTCCGCAGGGATCTGTATTACCGCCTCTGTACGCACCATGTTCATATCCCGCCTCTGCGCGAACGACTGCAGGACATCCCTTTACTGGTCGAACATTTTCTGAAAGAGATATCATTCTGCATGAAGAAAAAGAAACCGGATGTCTCGCCTGAACTTATAACCCTGCTCTCAAACTATCACTTCCCGGGCAATGTGCGCGAGCTTCAGGCGATGGTGCATGACGCGGTCGCACTGCATAAATCCGGCCACCTGCATCTGGACAGTTTCAATGTTTACATTAAGCAGCGCCGCCCTCTTCCGAAATCAGCAGCAGCGCCGGCTGATGATAACTCCCCTTCCATTCGGGAAATGTTCGGACACTTCCCCACCTTAAAGGAGATAGAGAATCATCTCGTATCAGAGGCTATGAAATTCTCGAATGACAACCAGGGCAATGCTGCGTCGCTTCTGGGTATTACGCGGCAGGCGCTCAACCAGCGGCTCAAGAAAACAAATCAAAACTCCTGA